The genomic stretch CAGCTCCGAGGCGCAGCATCCCAGGGCGCACTGCCGCCCCAGCGCGGATCTGGAGCTGGACGATGTCATCGGCCTGTAGGCACCCCAGTTCCCATGCTTTTACCTTCCGGCATCCTGCTTCTGTATACATAAACGCCACGTCTGTGCCCCGGGTTCTGTCTCTTCGCTTTGCACGGGAAGGGAAGATGGGGGGCGGGGAGTCGGTGATGGGGTCCTGGCTCCTTTAAGGGCCAAGCACGACACCTGCAGCTCGGTTCCTGGCAGACTGGACCAGGCTCTAGGTCGGATGCCGGGCCTGGAGGGGTGGGATGTGACCCCTTTATCAGAGGGGGGCGTGGTTAGACGGTGCCCCTTTAATTCAGCAGTTTTGGCAGAGGGCTTGGCCTGACTGGCTCCCGGAGGCCAAGGGCAGTGGCTCCCGGAGCCTCGACTCCCGGCCTGCATCTCCAGTGAACCCCTCGGGACGAGCTGCTCTTTACCCTGCGAGCAGACGCGCAGGGAAGTGGCCGGGAAGAGGTAGGGTCCCTGGAGGAGAAACACCCCCCATACATGTGTCGGCCCCATGGCGACAGCGGCGTCCCAAGCCTGGGCTACCTAGTCTAGCCTGCTGGGGTACCGTTGTAGAGGCGGAAGGGCGGGGCAGCACGTACAGCACTCCAGGCGAGGGGCGGAACGAAGCCCACTGAGGCCCCGGTAGAGGCCGCCGCCTCCACACAAATCCTAGGTGAGGGCCGGGGCCGCACGGGCGGAGAGCGGCCGAGGGCGCAGCCAGGCGTTCCTACGGCCTGGAGGGGGCGGGGTCGCACCTGTAAATCTTAGGGGCAGAGGCCCGGCTCCTCGAGGGCAGAGGGAAGCGGCCCCCCGCGGGCGGTGCCCAGTCTGTCAGCCCTTTGGACCCGGGCGGGCCACACACGAGCATCGCTGGGCAGCGCAGGCGGCGGCGGGCTTCGAGTACCCGGGCTGCGGAGAGCGCGAGGGCGGCGGGAAGGGGTGCGGCCGGTGACGTCACGGCCCGCGGTCACCGGCTCCCGAggcggcgccccgcccccggctgaGCCCGCGCCTCCGCCAGCCTGCCGCTTCGGCGTCCGCTGCCGCCAGTCCCACCCGGGGGCTCCGGTGCCGGCGGGGCCTTGCCGTGGAGCCGAGGCCAGTGCCGGGGGCAAGAAGCCGCCGCTGTGCACGGCCGGGGCCGTCCTCCGGCACAGCCGCTGGGGCCCGCGCCTCGACCCGGCCTTCTCGGTAGGCTACGCCGACCGCTTCCTGGCGTGCGCGCGGAGCCCTTGGGGCCTTTTGCTGGGACGAGCCGTTGGCGGCGCTCGGGGGCGCTACTTCCGCCTTCGCGGCCGCACGGTGTGGGACCCCGCCTCACGCACTGATCTGGACTTCGGCTCGGGCCTGGCGGCGAGAGCGCtcagggcggcgggggcgcgcacGATGGTTAGGACGCTCGGGACGGCGGCGAGATCGCTCAGGACGGGGAGGGTGCTCAGCACAGCGAGGACGCGCATAGCGGCGGGGGCGCGTTCGAAGGCGTGGCTGCCCCTCCCGCTGGCACCAGAACCGAACTCCTAGCACCGGACTGGGCTGGGCCGGAAGCCAGGGAGCGGGATAGGGCCGAAGGCCAGGCGTCCCCCTGGACAGAGCTGGGAAGGGTGTTGCAGCCGGCCGCCCCTGGCGGAGCCGCGGGGGTTGGAAGACTGTTGGTAGCAGCCCTGGCACGGTCCCCTGAAGGGCTTCCCTGAGACACAAGCAGAATGGGGTCCTGGAGCCTAGCCCTCGGAAGGCAGAAAAGCCACAGGAGCCAGGGGCACACCACctcgccagccccgcccccacgcATTTTGTGGCCTCATGGTGACCGATCCTGCAGGCAGGGGTGGCCAAGGCCCAGGAAAAAGTCTGGAACCACACCCGCGAGTGCTGCCTTCCTGGTACCCACGAGGGCCCTGCACCTGACTAGCCCTTCTGAGGCTGATGGGCCCTGGGGAGGTAGCTGCCACAGGCACTGCATTAAGACTTGTGCTCTTGGCCCGGGTTCCTGGCACCCCACAGTTGAGCTTTAGATGCCTGCTTCTCTGGGGCAGCATGTGCTGTGCCccaccctcccccttcccctccccagaaAATATGGCCCAAGTGCTGAGACAGAGGCTGGAAGAGGAGGGGCTCAGAGTAATAACAGCTCCTACCctggcccaggtgccccaagattctCAGGTCTGCCTCCCTGAGGCTGGTTGCAGGCCAAGGCAGGAGCTGGAAGCCAGCCCCTAGCAGAAGTGTGGCTGTGCCCACATGGGCCGGCAGAGGGCACCCTGGCTGAGATAGCTCTGGGGTGATGATCCCCTCAGATCCGCTGGTGGCCGCTCTCAACCTGTCCAAGCAGGAAGGGAcaaagtgctctctctctctctctctttaattttgGTTTCTCTCAAGCTTCCAAATGGTGCTCAGTGATccaaggaaagaatgaaggaaggagaagggaggggaaagggaagggaggggaggcagaggaggaacaTCTGGAAAAAAAGCAGCCTGACAGTCCAGCTGTTTGCAAACTCATCGCACATCCTCCAGTTACATGGCAGAAGAGGGGGGAGggccaaaaagaaaaaggggaggaagaaaactaacttaaacacacacaaaaagaaaagagaaggaaacatgaCGTGAGCTGGTGATccatggaggcagggagggagggagggtaacCGTTTTACCTGTGCTGAACCAAAGAAGGGTTggggagcaggaagaggaggaagggaaggaaaaaaaaaaccagaagaaacacgggggtggagggaggagggacacgGAGACAACTTAATACAACTGTAGACGAGGCGGCCCGGCCGAGGTCCCGCGATGGCCTCCGGAGTCCTCAGTGCGCAGTGTCGGCGTGGATGTGGTGCTGGCTTGGCGGCGGCATTTCTGGCGTGGGGGGCTGAGGGTGGGGCACAGTCTCTACATGGCTCCCCTAGCCCCGAATACTGAGGCCCCAGAGGGCTGGGCAATAAGAGTCTGTGGTGAGGCAGGCAGGTGGCGGGTGGCGGGCTGCTGTGCTGGTGGCCCCGCCACGGGCGGGCACGGGCGGAGTGGCCTGTCTTCTTCCGGCCCCCTGGGCATGGGATGGGCCAGGGTGCCAGGTCGGTACCGGAGTACAagctcgagagagagagagagaaaacactgaGACAGCATTAGTGGAGGTGCCAGGTGGACACAGAGCAGCCTACAGACCATGCCCCCAACCCTCCGCTGTCCCACCCAATCCTCCCCCAATCCCACTCCTctgagacaaaaaataaaaatgtagaaaaaatctCTGTACAGACTCCCCGGTGGGAAAACGGGGACAGGGATGGCGGCTCTTCCTGGAGCCCACTCCCCATGAATTAATTTACAACCCAAGTCCATGGCTCAAAAACAAAATCGGCAAAGGCGGCGCTGGGGggccacagccctgcccccaccccaccccaccccatccgcGCTGGTGCTCAGAAGGCTGACAGCTGCGCCAGGCTGAGGCGGCAGTCGATGCTGGCGTTGTCCAGGCCCGTGTATGCCAGGCCCAGGGGCTCTAGGAAGGCCCGGCAGGCGGCCTCGCCCTCGAAGGCCAGCTCGGCCTGCAGGTAGGAGACTGGCAGCGCAGGGCGGAAGCTACGGAGACAAGAGGAGAATGCGATGAGGCAggcagtgggcaggggagggCCCCACAAGCAGGGAGTGGGTGCCCCCCCTTCGGGCACCCAAAGGGTTTCCTCAGCACATTACCTGCTGACCTCTCACCCATCCCCACCCAACCTCCCCACCTCCAGGGGCTTgggggggcccggggtggggtTAGTGGCCCCAGCCCCGGCTGTGCCCCCCCTTCACCCTCACTTACCTGTACAGGGGGGACcaaggagggtgggagggaagggcccAGCTGGTTCCTTTGCTGCTCAAGGGCCCACTGTGGCCCAAGCAGAAGGAGGGACCCCAGGGGATGGTGGTGGGCATGGGCTGGCAGGTCTGACAGCTACTCTGGGGGACCCGCCCTGGCTGTTTCCCCTGCCTGGGTCAAAGTGCCTCCGGAATGCCAG from Canis aureus isolate CA01 chromosome 1, VMU_Caureus_v.1.0, whole genome shotgun sequence encodes the following:
- the LENG9 gene encoding LOW QUALITY PROTEIN: leukocyte receptor cluster member 9 (The sequence of the model RefSeq protein was modified relative to this genomic sequence to represent the inferred CDS: inserted 3 bases in 2 codons), with product MGGGESGQRPGSSRAEGSGPPRAVPSLSALWTRAGHTRASLGSAGGGGLRVPGLRRARGRREGVRPVTSRPAVTGSRGGAPPPAEPAPPPACRFGVRCRQSHPGAPVPAGPCRGAEASAGGKKPPLCTAGAVLRHSRWGPRLDPAFSVGYADRFLACARSPWXAFCWDEPLAALGXRYFRLRGRTVWDPASRTDLDFGSGLAARALRAAGARTMVRTLGTAARSLRTGRVLSTARTRIAAGARSKAWLPLPLAPEPNS